A window of Anabas testudineus chromosome 7, fAnaTes1.2, whole genome shotgun sequence genomic DNA:
ctactactactactactactactactactactactagtacttcCCAAAAAGTAGTATTGGTGATGTAACaccagataaataaaggttcagaTGAATTAGCGAAGTAAAAATTAAGTTTGTATTgcatttaagaaaaacatttctggagGTTTGTATTTCACAATAACTGTTTGCCCACAATCAAGCtaagaaaaaagaggaagaagtgtTGCAAGTCTTTTTGACCTTTctgtgtaaaacagaaatactgaCGTGAAGAACAGACATGTGGGGGCGTTCTAGTCTGGTTTGAATGCTACAAATATCCGCTCACATGCAGCACAGCCATAAACGAACAAGTGCAGGTTACAACTGAAGTGTTACTTCCTACTCAGTAGTTGAGCGACAGAAACTTCACAGCAGGCATGAATCAAGGTAAGGAGGAGGAAAAGCTATTTCTAATGTCATGCATCAGTAAATTAGTTTTATGTTCTAAGTTGAATAATGCACAGGAAGCTGAagatgaggtttttatgttaCTTCACAGATAACATGTCAGATTGAGAGTGAAATGTCATGAACAGTAATCGTGTGGGGCAGTAGACATGTCAGATGTAGCATAATTAACTGTATTTGATAGTAATCTTTCAGATTATTTCTTGTGATTGAACACACATtgtaatataatttttaaatcaTGAGGTCAGTTTTTCATAGTTTTAATCTGTTGACATTTGCCTGTCTCTACACACAGTCTTGGAAATTGAGCGCTGTGATCTTAACAttaagaacaacaacagcagccaccACACAGACTTGAATGGAGAAGAGCGTTTGATTGTCAGGAGGGGAGAACCCTTcaacattattttacatcttaAACCTGGGAGTAAAGAGTTCAAGCTAGATGAATCAAGCTTCACATTCATTGTTGAAACAGGTATGTCTCTGAGTATATTTAAGTGAGAAGTGAGAAATAAGTATCTGCAGCAAGGATTTGTTTCTTAAATGtggttttacatttactgtttcCTGCTTCTTCAGGTCCGTTACCCAGAAAAGAATCCGACACACAGGTTTCCTTCAACCTCTGCAACTCCACAGTAGACACAGAGTGGAGTGCATCTGCCATCAATAATCCTTCTGAAAACACcctgtgtgtttatattaattCCTCTCCCAACTCCCCCATTGGGGTTTATAGTCTGAGTCTGGACCAAGAAGGGCAGAAGACCCATTTAGGACAGTTCACCCTGCTTTTTAATGCTTGGTGCCCCAGTGAGTATATCaagtttgtgtcttttattgatgatgttttatattttattagttgATCTCCACCTGCAGCCCACaccacaaaataacaacaaagtaaaacatgtaaatCTATAATTACAAAAGCTACAAAAGCTATCAGATGTTAGAATTTGTTCTGAATATTTGTGTGTACACACTCACAGGAGAtgcagtttacatgcacaatgagaggaagagaaaggagtATGTCTTATCACAGCATGGGCAGATATACAAAGGAACGTATAAACGCATCAAGGGGACACCCTGGAACTTTGGACAGGTAGAAATACATGTCATTACCCTTTATTTAGTAAGGTtcattaaaattacaaacaCGCTTCTTaaggacaaaaacacattaatgtcCAATtgaaatcatttaatttaagaCTGTCATTGAATAAAACTACAAGTGACACAGGTCCTATTATACTGCTCAAGTATTATCCATTAATAAACTTGCTTCTCTTGCGTCTTTATGCAGTTTGAATCAGGAATACTTGATATCTGTCTAAAGATCCTGGATGAAAACCCTAAATTTGTGTCTGACGCTGACAAGGACTGCTCTGCCAGGAGAAATCCCATCTATGTGACCAGAGTGCTAAGTGCTATGGTAGGTGAGACCATGCAGATGCCATTAGCCATTATTTTAGCTGTACAGACAAAGATTACCATGGCGCAACAGAAACATCTCCGTCTGCTCCTTTATATTCAGAGGGTTTAATCGTTTCACAGGGTAACTTAGCTCCTTCTTTTGAAACTCACTTTTCTCAACATTTGTGATGCAAAGCAGCATCAAAGAATAACAAACGAATAAATTCAAGTCTGTCAGCATGTTATTCCTGCTTCAGGTCAAAATAGAAAAATTAGAAACCTCCTCTAAAGTAAGAACATTGAGTTCTTAAAGAATATTATAGAAAAAAATTCAATCCGAATTTTGCTCTACATGTTTTCCAGCTCTTTGTGACTTCCGTGAATAGTTTCCACTTTGTACTTTATATTCACTTCTCTGCCTTTAACTCACTTATTGTCCTCCTGCTCTCTTGTCTGCCCTTTGTGTCCATAGATCAACAGTAATGATGACAGGGGTGTGCTGGTGGGGGAGTGGTATGATTTTTCAGGTGGGGTTCATCCAGGAGCGTGGATCGGCAGCGGGGACATTCTGCACAAGTGGGCGGAAAGTGGCCCCGTCCGCTACGGCCAGTGTTGGGTTTTTGCTGCTCTTGCATGCACAGGTTGGCAATGTCCCCAACCATACACCACGGTGTGGACAGCATGGGAGTCttggtttttactttgttcCATTTTCCAGTCTTGAGCCACTCAATGCATCATTTTTATAAAACCCTCAGTTTAAAGCCCAACCCCACGGCTTCGTATACATTTGCACTATGTGACCTTGTGATGTCTTTATTGTCATCTTCTGTTGACAGATGTTAGACTGATGTGATGAAATGTtgctctgcttcctcttcagTGTCTCGTGCCCTGGGCATCCCATGTCGAGTGGTTACAAACTTCAGGTCTGCTCATGATACTGATGCTAACCTGGTGATAGAAAACCTGTACAATGACAATGCTGAAAAGATATCTTCTGATTCGATTTGGTGAGTGTATATTAGTTTTAATAAGGTTTTCtctaaatgcaaatgcacaacTGCCTCTTTCAATACCACACTTCGTTACCAGGAACTTCCATGTTTGGGTGGACAGCTGGATGACTCGTCCAGACTTGGGCCCAGAGTATGATGGGTGGCAAACCAGTGACCCAACACCACAGGAGCCAAGTGATGGTGAGCTTATATTTAATGTAGTTTggaattaaataaaagattcaaatgtttcaaatgtCACACTTTCAGACCAGCTACAGAAGCGAAGgtataaaaaattaaacaggaaAGTAGAAAATAGTTCCTGAAGATAAATAACTAACTCAAACTGTatcaaaactgcaaaaaaagtcacaatgGGCTGAAAACCATGTCACCATGTGTTTAACTGCGGTGTGTATGTTAAACGTCTAACAGTAGTCACATGTTTGGTGTATAGCTGTGGTCAAACTTGTGACAGTTTATGTTTGACATGTTCACATGGCTCATCATGAGACTGGAACTTTAGTTTTTACTGATGGACCTGACACAGATCATTTTACCATAGTGGACCTATGTGACTTATTAATAATACTCCACATATTATAAAGAATCAGACAACTGAAGCCTTCtgaaatatatttctttttcaggagTTTTCTGTTGTGGACCTGCTTCACTGAGAGCCATTAAGGAAGGAGAGCTGACCAAGAAGTATGACactccttttatttttgctgaggTGAGTTTTTGCTTTCATtggaacattttttttgtgAACTCACAAATGTGAAAGGATTCATTTTGTGACAGATTTAAAGCATTGATCATATGTGTACACTGATATCTCTGGATGTTAGCTCATGttatttcatgtcttttatgGAGACAGGTCAATGCAGATGTTGTGGACATGTTGCACCTGTCAAATGGAGAGGTCATCAGGTTCAGTGGATCAACAAAGTCTGTAGGATGCTTCATCAGCACCAAAGCTGTGGGTTCAGATGAGAGGCACGACATAACCCACCAGTACAAGTATCCAGAAGGTGGTGCAGTGTTATGTGGTATAGGCACACACATTACATACTGCACATGCTTTTGAACTTAGCTAATCTCTTTGGTTTTCAGGGTCAAAGGAGGAGAGGCAGGTGTATGAGAAGGCCCAGCACCACAACAAGCTACAGCAGCGAGGAGAAGAGCCGGGGCTCCATCTTAAGgtgtttttcattgttcattgttcaacttcctgttttaaataagtagaaaagtacaaaataGTGAAAATTAATTTCCATACATTTTCATCATTGTCTACTCcatgaattgaattaaatgaacATATAATTCTCTTTTAAGATCAAGCTGGCTGACAACATGATCTTAGGCTCAGACTTTGAGGTTTATACTGTCCTCACTAACAACCACATGGAGGTGAGAACCTGCAACTTCCTGTTCTTTGCCAATGCCGTCAGCTACAGCGGGAAACGAGGAGAGAGCTGCGGGTTTGCTTCGGACAAAGTTGAAGTTCTCCCTGGAGAAGGTCTGTTCTCATCTTAGTGAAAAACCTTTATACCACAGTTAACTACTTGAAAATCTCTATATTGTTACCACACGTCTAAGTCTAATCTTCATCTGTAAAGAACCTGTTCTGCAGGAAAAATCTTATAATAACCGATGTGAAATgtgtataatgtgtttttccagaAAGGCGTCTGTCCCTCAAGCTGAAGTATGACAGTTATGGATCAGTGATCACCTCTGACAGGTTGATCCAGTTGTCGGCCTTTGCATTCGACAAGCAAACCATTGACTACAGTAAAACTGAGAAGACTATCGTGCTAGATGAGCCGGATATAGACATCAAGGTATGAATAGAAGAAACTCATTCACTTTCTCAGTGGTTGTAAAGTTTTTTGATTCTTATCTTGAATTTATTCCTCAGTCAAACAGAACAGATCAGAACTCAAACAGACTTAAAGACTTTGATGATATCTGCATATAACCGTTGTTTCCTTGGTCACAGAATAatgttttgtcttatttattaCTTCTCCGTGTATGTTTGCCTCTGCCTCTTGTTTTGTAAACACTGATCAATCTTTAATCACAAATGTCAAATCATTAGATGTCAAAAAGGTTTCAGACTTTTCTTTCCAGCTATTCTTTTCAGGTCTGGTGACATTTTGTATATTCATAAAAATTAATCATgatctctttttattattatttgctgtcACCAGACAATATTACACtgtaatttgcatttgttttcataatttttttCTACAGTATTAGGAAAGTAAGATGTTTTCTTGGACCTGTTTAAGTCTGTTTTCAGAATCCTTATGCATGAGAAATCCTactattatacattatttacttttttaaaagcttctccctttttgtttttcagttgttgATTTATAAATTACgtaattttaatcatttacaaTATACCACCCCTTACATGATAAAACATGAACTCCTCTGTGCAGCTGATGGGAGACGCCACAGTGAACCAGCCTGTGACAGCAAACCTGACCTTGCTGAACCCATTAcctgagcagctgcaggactgcAGCTTCACCATAGAGGGGGTCGGCCTCACAGACGGAAAACCTATTACAGTGAAGTAAGTCATCTCCATCCAAACTGcatcacttgtttgtttttttagcatcttatttacttactttacttggTATTTTTTCCTTAAGGTTTTACTTGTTTCACTCATTTCTCCTATTGCTTATCTACAGTtcaatgtgtaaaatgttgtcAAATGTAGCTAAAATCAGTGTTAACTTTACCCACAATGCTTTATATAAATTCAgtgataaaagtaaaatattccAGTTCTAAATATAAACATGATCACAGTGTGATTAAAAACTAGTAATTTTTATATAATCAATGCCAATGATGACGCAAAGCGTAAATCTGAATCATTGTGGCACctaatgttaaatgttacatatgttttttgtttttttcaggaCTGGAGCTGTGGGTCCCAAAGAGGAAGCCAAAGCCAGTGTTGAGTTCAGTCCCAGCAGTAGTGGCTCCACTGTGCTGCTGGTGAACTTTGACAGCAACAAACTAAGTAACATCAAGAGCTTTGTCAATGTTGTTGTAAAGGAAGGTGAAACtaattaatacacattaaaaagcCTTTTGTTTGTAACTGGAACGCACATTTCCTCTGAGTTGCACAATAGTACCAGTAAGACAAGGTTCccatttattttccttcattgATTAATAGcttgtattcatttttatttagtttcagtaAACTCTGAGGATGTGAGTAAAGcaattgttttttctttctgttgatgtttaaaaacccaatatatatatatatatatatatatatatatatatatatatatatatatatatatatatatatatatatatatatatataatatcgtcgccctcggcttgctcgtcagggacaatctgattattatgattaatacacattcactgttcatgtactgttctttggttgtgtaaagctgctttgtgacaatatcaattgtaaaaagcgctctacaaataaaattgaattgaattgaattgaattgaattgaattgaattaataaaacacattttgggcaaaaaaaaacattttttgcttTAGTGTTATTTATTGACTGGTGCAGCTGCAGAGTGAAACTAATTCTTATGGAGTATGGTGCTGTTTATTATGGCCACAGGTAGAGACTTCATAATAAAACTCCTGCTGACGTCTCCACCAAGACACAGGAGTCGCTGTTCTCGTTGACTTCAGTGACCTCTGTTGCAGGAACCTCCGCCAGGTTTGATTTTCCTgctcacagtgtgtttgttgaagTTGCAGCTCTTAAACACCTCACGACACGGCACCCAAACCGACTCTTTTAACTGCATCAAGGTAAACTCATCTTTTCTCGGAGTGTTTTAAAACAGCTTCAGCTGCGTCTTTGCGCGTCGGTGGCGTTCACGGACAAGAACAGTTTAATGATGAGGCCACATTAGTCTAAACTCATTGAGGGTATGTGAGCATTTGTTTTTGGATTCCGTGAGATGATGAGCTGCTTTCAGGCAGCTGTGAATAGGTCCCATTGGAAAGTTAAGTTCGGTTAATTTAAATACCTTcatgtgacacattttcttATGAGCCAATAAGACATATTGGCTTTTTGGCCTATTCTCATATTGCAGTTATATAAGTAAAAGCATGCAGATATGCTGTAGATGACGTCCTGCCCAGTCTATTTGTTATCAGAactattaaataacaaaattgacaaaatataaattattctGTTCACTTAACTACTACAGTGTTGGTGAACCTCAtcacaaagataaaagataagTCTAATGGAAGCTGAGTCACCACAAGACAACAAATCCAGTCGGCATTACCATGAATCGGCTTCCAGATTACTCCTAGAATAAGAaagcattcattcatttgagCAACTTAAATCATTATCCTCTATACTTTAGATATTAttgtttgaagtgtgtgtgtgtgtgtgtttgtttgttgcttcTGAGTAACTAgatatatttttgtgtatttgcaaTGTGATCTCAAGTCTGTCTTGCAAATGAAATCTAGCTTGCAATGTGTTTTCCTGAATAAGTAAGCTCATGATTGGCCGCTAGTCTCAGGTGCACATGAGACGTGGACTACACATCTTCCAATTACAAGGCTTTCCTGGATTCCTGTATTGCATCTTTCATCACATGAAATaacatgtaattttttttctctaatggAGAAATGCGtagttcttttctttcactggAGGAAGCTTTAAATTAGTCCTGCAACGAGGTGACAGCTTGTCACACAAAGTGAAAACCTAACATAGAACCAATAGCACCACTGTACTTTCATGcagacagacatttatttacagaacaATACAAATTTGGCGTCGGGTGGATCTTCATCACTCCACTTCATCTCCCTCCTCGTTGGAGAACTGAAGAGGACCTCGGGGGACAGCGTAATCGCCCATGTTGTTGAGTCCATAcaccacacagcagctcaggGCGCTGCGGGAGACCTCCATGTCACGGACATCAGACCACTCGCTAGTTTCGGCATCATAGCACTCAACGTCAAGAGTGGTGCTGAAGCCATTGAAACCTCCAACCACAAAAAGGCAGCCATCCATCACTGCGATGCCAAAGTTGCTGCGGGGTTTCAGCATGGAGGGCACAGGACGCCAGGTGTTGGTCTCAGTGTTATAGGCCTCAACTGTGCGAAGACGAGTGGTTCCATCGAAACCACCAACCTATAGGAAAACAGGACGGCTTGTTTGTCTTTggtgtgttatttttcttttttttttttttttgttttatttgtgtgttttatattacaGCAGTACATGTATGGCTTGATATTATTTCAGTCTCAACAACAtcacaaacatctgtgtttctggGTGATTCTGTGCGATTGTCAGCTTAGTTAAGTTTTCTTACTGCAAAGACACAGTTTGCATAGGTGACGATTCCTATTCCACTGCGCCTGTTGTCCATGGAGGCGATCATTGTCCACTGGTTGGTCTCTGGGCTGTAACATTCAGCTGTTGATAGGCACTCGCTCCCATTGAAGCCACCACAAATGTAAATCTGGAGAGAAACATGTTTGGTCAGAAAACAACTAGTTATAgctgagagaaaagagggaaatgCTGCTCTCCCATGCCCTTAGAGTTGAAATATGGTGAtctcttaataataataataccacaGAAACCATCTACATTAATAAGGTTTGATCAAAATAATGTTCTTGTAGGAAAGCCCAAATACTTAATAAGAGTCAAACAAGAAAGTGCAcatctcatctctctctttaccTTAACACACAGTATTGTCAGTCATTCTCACCTGCTTTTAACACTACCCACCTTGCCAGCGTGTGTTGTGCAAGAGGCGTCACTCCTCTGGTTGTGCATGGATGCAATTAAGGTCCACTGATTGGTTTGAGGCTGATAGCGCTCGGCTGTTTCCAATCGATCGTGTCCATCATAACCTCCTATGGCGTAGATGTACCCATCCATGACGGTTACACTGACATAACAACGGCTTGAATGCATTGGTGCCACCTCCTGCCAGGTGTGAGTGCCCAGGTCGAACCTGTGCACAGTGCTGAACTGTTCAACATTGTCAAAACCACCGACACAGTAAACGGATCCATTGAGGAAAGCTGTGCCATGGTAAGCCCGGGGAGCCTCTCCGTAGTTACTTATATTGACCCATCTGTCTGCGCAAACATTGTACGCTTCAATGCTATTGGTGGGACTCCCACCACTCCAGCCTCCAATGGCCAACAGCACTTCATGGGGAATACGTGGACGTGACAAAGGATTAAAGAAAATACCGTCAGAGCAACTCTGGGTTCTGATGTCAAGCATAGCCTCCATGGCCCTGAGGAGAACTGGTCGACACTTGTCACTCGTCTTGACCATTTCGTTATCATTCACAGTCTCCATGATGTATTCTGGACTCATCAAAGCCAGCCTGACCTGGAAAGAGATATGAAGACTGAATACTTGAGCATGACAGGCTGATTTTAGCCTATGACAGACAGATAATGCATACTGTATTGGCATATGCAGTATTCAGGCTTTATTGAGAAGAAGTTACAGTAGATAAATGTCAAATATAGGTTTAAATAAATTTGGAAATGGTTGAGAAACTAAATCAAAACCTCAACAACAATCCTCAtcaaagatatttattttaggTATTTATGTAAGAGCTCTCTAGTTTCTCTCCTCAACACTGTAGACATGTGTGTCATGGTTTCCATCTTAGTTACAGACCCATTACACCCCTACTTTCATATATTTTTCAAGTCTCTGTTTCTCCTGATCTCAGTTTTGATTTTGTCTTGACCTCTTGGCCTTGTTCCTAGAACTTATGTTGACTTTTCTGAGAAGGGTTTGACTACACCCTGCTCATGCTGTTGGATTTATGTTAACTTTAGTGAGGTGTGAAAGATGCTAATCAAAAGTGAGGAAGTGGTAGTTGTCCCTCACTTACCTTGGACAAAAGCAGGGAGATGTATTCTCTGCGTTCGTCAGGTGCATGGGTGATCCAGCGAATGATGGCCTCAAACACTGTCTTCTCGTTTCTCACCGTGAGTTGGTCGTTTTCAATGATTTGAGAAAGATCGTGCACAGAGAGCTGCAGGAACTCTTCTGAGGTGGCAGCGACCACCTCAAAGTGTTTCAGCACGAAGAGGAAGGCCTTGTGTTTCACTTCAGGGTAGTAATAGACATCAGTGAACCACCAGATGCCAATGCAGTTATATGGAGCCAGGTGCTTCTCCAGAACATCACAGCAGGCTTCTGTGATGCCCAATACGTTGAACCGGTCGGCTGTTATGAAAAGTTCTTGTATATTCTCTTGCGTCACAGGAACAGAGCCAGTGTAGGCGAACTCGATGATGAGCTTCATCATTCCTGGTGACACATCGGGAATGTCAAAGAGCCGACTGTCTGGGCTCGACCAGTGGGTGAAGAGAGCTCTGTGGGCCAATAAGGGGAGAAAACCAGGAATTGAAAATTGattttgttaaaaattaaaaaaagacatgatTTGAATTTGACAATCTAAGCATGATATTTGCAtgctcatttaatttaataatacattttaaatcgTTTAAAGTTTAGGCGATCCTAGGAAGATAGAAAATCAggaaattatttaacatctgaGATCTGAATTGTCTTTTGAGTAACACACAGAGTAAATTTCCAAAAACGGATTAGAGCTAACGCCAGCTCTTGTTTTCCAGAAATGCAaaattaagatttattttaacGTTACTATTTGAAAACCTGTATTTAGGATCCCAAATTCATTTAGCGGTCATTTAAATAGATTTGTAAATATGTTTCCCCAttaccatttttttttcttattaatatagggtgtttttttttagcttagTCTTAAACATGCTGCAGATTTTTGCTTATAGAAGAGCATCCTTCAATTAACACCCAATAGAAATCTCACCTGAAGTACGGGCTGCTGTTACAGAGGATGACTTTGTGCACATGAAACTCAACTTTGTCCACTCTGATCACGGCGTCACAAAGCTGGTTCTCCAGACGGAGTTCATTATACACGGAGCTGTTCTTACTCATCTTTGCTTGACAGTTTTAAGTCTTTGTCTCTTTAGGTGTATGTCTTTCTCCTGACTCTGAACAAGTGTTTCTAGTTGTCCCGCTCACTCAGGTTATGACGTTCTCACAGTTCTAGATCAGATCATTATGATGTCATGAAATCGGCGTTCCAATTCCAGAATTCTTTATTTCCCCTGTTCCAGCTCATCATGTCTTCTACTAAAGCTGTTCACAAACAAGCAATTAAACTGTAGATGTTTTGTATAGGCGCTAATTCATATTGGTCTTTAAACAATAGACGAGTGCTCTTACGAACACTGACACAGGACTTTACTTGTTATTTCTAGTCGTCCTGTCCATACTGGCCTTTAAATGTTAAGTGTTAACTCATTAGttcttttaattaatgaactaaataacaataaaaatgcattttgccCGAGCACATTTTTGGTGATTATGGAGGAAAGGTGGTtgcctcacagctagaaggacCTGGATTTGAATCCTTTGCTAGgccaggtgcctttctgtgtggagtttgcatgttcccCACACGTCTGCACAGAGAGATGCACGGCTTACTCCCACAGTctaaagacatgcagttagatTAGGGTTCATTTGTGACTAGGAGTGGCTCCATCACCTTCTGGACCCTTAACAGTCCTAATAGATGGATTTTTGGTGATTGTAAAAGACCTCAATTTTAACTTTCTTTGTCCACAGCACTGATTCTGAAGGAGACTGAAGTTCAGCTGATGTAATCACAGGCTGCCCCTCCTTCGTTTGCTGATATAGAGGTGGAATACGTATCTGTTCCTTGTATTAATATGtgagtaatttatttttcttttgctagCAATTATAAGGTGAAGGACAGATCCTTGTAAAAAATCACCTTTAGATCCCCCCAGAAAAATGTATCACCATTTAAGAAGATGAAAAGTAAGATTCTCTTCAAATCAGTGAACCTGTGTGAAACCTTAAATGTCTTCTCACAGGCAGGATATATACTTGAATTCAgcatattttgtaatttaagaGCCTACGCTACATTTAAATTTGTGAAGAGATGCACAAGATATTTGTAATTTATTCTCAGTGTAATGTTTAAATCAGACATGGCCACAGGCagatattatacagtatgtgtgaatgtggtTCAGTGTGGGGAAAAATGTTCCTTtcattatttacatatataacTCCAGTCTTGTGTGATCCACCCCTGTTTTGCAATGTGTCTGAAATCTCCAAGTATgtgactttaattaattaattcaaagtACACGcagtatatttctttttttttttttttcaaaatggtTCCAGTTTATTGTCATCCACTGAATCAATGTCATTACAGGAAGAAAGACTACGGCTACCGGTGGAGTCCTGCTAGTATGATTCTGCAAAGAGAAATACATACCACACAGAAAGTAGGTAAGAAAAGATTTAACATCTACAGTGAAGCACTCTGGGGTCTAAATGATGCTGAAATCCTTCCTAAGATCCAGTTGTTGTACTGAACACTTTATGTTTTAATCTTTACTGTTAAATTATATTGTAATCAAATAATTGGTCAAAGCTACTCCACTTTAGTCAATTTATAATCTGGAGTCACATTTAAGtccaagtttctttttttcttttttttggactAGTGATTATATTATCTTTGGTTTGGTTTAGCAAATTCTGAAGCTGCTGTCATTCACATATTTTCCTGTTGTTAAATAGCTCTCTTAGGTTTACGACTGACAGGAGACAGCCATAAATCAAAGGGTTTACTGAAAAGGATTTGCAGCAACATATATCACCAAAGCCTGCATCTGCAGGTAAGTTACACCCACTGTGATCTCATCTCACCAGCAGCAGAAGCCGCTTCTGAAAGTTTTGACAAAATGAGTAAACATCTTACATTTTACCATGAAACTTCTCcataaacagttttttcctTCATACAGTCAACTGAAAATAACCTAAACAAATGAGCTGTATTGTTCTGGCCCTGTTGTACCAAAATTATACCGGGAAAAAATTCTGTTCTTGGTCTTAAAATCTAAGTTAAGGGACCTTTCATATGGTTTGtgaaatagtttaaaaaattaaatctggTGCTGCTACTTTTTACTAAAAGGTTTCATCactggacaaaaacacacagggagGTCTGATTATCACTTATTATTCATCGTTTTAGTCACGTTGTAGGAATTTCAGGTTGATTATACAattttctgaaatatttgaAGTTAAATCTTACACGACTTTGACACTTT
This region includes:
- the LOC113166744 gene encoding protein-glutamine gamma-glutamyltransferase 2-like, whose amino-acid sequence is MNQVLEIERCDLNIKNNNSSHHTDLNGEERLIVRRGEPFNIILHLKPGSKEFKLDESSFTFIVETGPLPRKESDTQVSFNLCNSTVDTEWSASAINNPSENTLCVYINSSPNSPIGVYSLSLDQEGQKTHLGQFTLLFNAWCPRDAVYMHNERKRKEYVLSQHGQIYKGTYKRIKGTPWNFGQFESGILDICLKILDENPKFVSDADKDCSARRNPIYVTRVLSAMINSNDDRGVLVGEWYDFSGGVHPGAWIGSGDILHKWAESGPVRYGQCWVFAALACTVSRALGIPCRVVTNFRSAHDTDANLVIENLYNDNAEKISSDSIWNFHVWVDSWMTRPDLGPEYDGWQTSDPTPQEPSDGVFCCGPASLRAIKEGELTKKYDTPFIFAEVNADVVDMLHLSNGEVIRFSGSTKSVGCFISTKAVGSDERHDITHQYKYPEGSKEERQVYEKAQHHNKLQQRGEEPGLHLKIKLADNMILGSDFEVYTVLTNNHMEVRTCNFLFFANAVSYSGKRGESCGFASDKVEVLPGEERRLSLKLKYDSYGSVITSDRLIQLSAFAFDKQTIDYSKTEKTIVLDEPDIDIKLMGDATVNQPVTANLTLLNPLPEQLQDCSFTIEGVGLTDGKPITVKTGAVGPKEEAKASVEFSPSSSGSTVLLVNFDSNKLSNIKSFVNVVVKEGETN
- the LOC113167172 gene encoding kelch-like protein 10, translating into MSKNSSVYNELRLENQLCDAVIRVDKVEFHVHKVILCNSSPYFRALFTHWSSPDSRLFDIPDVSPGMMKLIIEFAYTGSVPVTQENIQELFITADRFNVLGITEACCDVLEKHLAPYNCIGIWWFTDVYYYPEVKHKAFLFVLKHFEVVAATSEEFLQLSVHDLSQIIENDQLTVRNEKTVFEAIIRWITHAPDERREYISLLLSKVRLALMSPEYIMETVNDNEMVKTSDKCRPVLLRAMEAMLDIRTQSCSDGIFFNPLSRPRIPHEVLLAIGGWSGGSPTNSIEAYNVCADRWVNISNYGEAPRAYHGTAFLNGSVYCVGGFDNVEQFSTVHRFDLGTHTWQEVAPMHSSRCYVSVTVMDGYIYAIGGYDGHDRLETAERYQPQTNQWTLIASMHNQRSDASCTTHAGKIYICGGFNGSECLSTAECYSPETNQWTMIASMDNRRSGIGIVTYANCVFAVGGFDGTTRLRTVEAYNTETNTWRPVPSMLKPRSNFGIAVMDGCLFVVGGFNGFSTTLDVECYDAETSEWSDVRDMEVSRSALSCCVVYGLNNMGDYAVPRGPLQFSNEEGDEVE